A window of the Helianthus annuus cultivar XRQ/B chromosome 4, HanXRQr2.0-SUNRISE, whole genome shotgun sequence genome harbors these coding sequences:
- the LOC110935987 gene encoding UDP-glycosyltransferase 90A1 — MTISPPPHFVIFPFMAHGHTTPLLYLSRILSDRGITVTVITTPANYSSVKSTLKNNSISVIDLPFAENIPGVPPGVEITDNLPCMSSFVKFIEATKQLQPGFEQVVRTLPSVTCIISDGFLIWTQDSADKLGIPRLIFYGTNIFSMTMCNIVAQFKPHAGTGNKVFPIPGFGRFKLTADDFDPPFNEPHPKGPALEFLISQQKAMARSHGMVVNSFYELEHEFNEYWNRNYGPKAWLVGPFCVAKVPAAVPMSGGAPITVEKPTWIQWLDKKLIANEPVLYASFGTQAEASKEQLREVAIGLEQSDKSFMWVVKPKQLQFIGPGFKERVKGRGIVVAEWVDQMEILKHEIVCGFLSHCGWNSMLESMCAGVAVLAMPLMAEQHLNARIVVEEIGMGLRLWPRGRVARGVVGAEEVAKMVVELMEGEGGKRVRKRVKEVGESAYGAMKEGGSSSTMLDSLIDHVCGARVHSMA; from the exons ATGACAATATCCCCACCACCACATTTCGTTATATTTCCGTTCATGGCACACGGCCACACCACCCCTCTCCTCTACCTCTCCCGCATCCTCTCCGACCGCGGCATCACCGTCACCGTCATCACCACCCCCGCCAACTACTCCTCCGTCAAATCCACCTTAAAAAACAACTCTATCTCCGTCATCGACCTCCCTTTCGCCGAAAACATCCCCGGAGTCCCTCCCGGTGTCGAAATCACCGATAACCTCCCATGCATGTCATCCTTTGTCAAGTTCATAGAAGCCACAAAACAACTTCAACCAGGGTTCGAACAAGTGGTTCGAACCCTCCCTTCGGTTACATGCATAATATCCGATGGGTTCTTAATATGGACACAAGATTCCGCGGATAAACTCGGAATCCCCCGGTTAATATTCTATGGGACTAATATTTTTTCCATGACTATGTGCAATATTGTGGCACAGTTTAAGCCACATGCTGGTACCGGAAACAAGGTGTTTCCGATACCAGGGTTTGGTAGGTTTAAGTTAACGGCGGACGACTTTGATCCGCCGTTTAATGAGCCGCACCCCAAAGGTCCGGCTCTTGAGTTTTTAATTAGCCAGCAGAAGGCTATGGCTAGGAGTCATGGGATGGTGGTTAATAGCTTTTACGAGCTCGAGCACGAGTTTAATGAGTACTGGAACCGGAACTATGGGCCTAAAGCTTGGCTGGTTGGTCCATTTTGTGTTGCCAAAGTGCCTGCGGCGGTACCGATGTCTGGAGGAGCTCCGATCACG GTTGAGAAGCCAACATGGATCCAATGGCTCGACAAGAAGCTAATAGCGAACGAGCCGGTGTTATACGCGTCATTTGGGACTCAGGCGGAGGCGTCTAAAGAGCAGTTACGTGAGGTCGCCATCGGGTTGGAACAATCGGACAAAAGCTTCATGTGGGTGGTGAAACCGAAGCAGTTGCAGTTCATCGGACCGGGGTTTAAAGAGCGGGTAAAGGGGCGGGGTATAGTGGTGGCTGAATGGGTGGATCAGATGGAGATCTTGAAGCATGAGATCGTGTGCGGGTTTTTGAGTCATTGTGGGTGGAACTCGATGTTGGAGAGTATGTGTGCGGGTGTGGCAGTATTGGCAATGCCGTTGATGGCGGAGCAGCATTTGAATGCGAGGATAGTGGTGGAGGAGATCGGGATGGGGCTGCGGTTGTGGCCGAGGGGTAGGGTGGCGCGTGGCGTGGTTGGGGCGGAGGAAGTGGCGAAGATGGTGGTGGAGTTGATGGAGGGAGAAGGTGGGAAAAGGGTGCGGAAGAGGGTGAAGGAGGTCGGGGAAAGTGCGTATGGTGCGATGAAGGAAGGGGGGTCATCGTCGACGATGTTAGACTCGCTCATTGATCACGTTTGTGGCGCCCGCGTGCATTCGATGGCTTAG
- the LOC110933099 gene encoding uncharacterized protein LOC110933099: MIESERLNYIRFQQKNLRSDTYESLRKLRNNGQQDISNVGTPLILPSSFTGGARYMMQNYLDAMALCKWFGYPDFFMTITCNPKWPEVKRFLKDTTLNPEDRPDILSRLFKVKLDAICKDLKECHMLGKAAAIIYTIEFQKRGLPHAHLCLFMEPEAKLPTVDQVDPFICAEIPNRDDDPELYTLVKDFMIHGPCGNANMNCPCMVDKQCSKGFPKRFQDTTTIDANGFPLYRRRDDGATVVKNRIELDNRSVVPYNKKLLKKYQAHINVEWCNQAGSIKYLFKYINKGPDRATVAVLHSDNHNEQHEKDEIKEYYDCRHISACEASWRIFSYDVNYRYPSVTRLPFHLPGLQPVVFGVDEDINSVLNRPSVKCSMFMSWMERNKDPDDHLAHDDKEYIEAIKEANETATASYVRNLFGMMLLSNTMSRPEIVWESTWKYMTDDFIYRYSKLHCVQGLSIPDDELKNYALLEIEKFLGMNSSSLRNFSTMPFPDSSSLSDLDNRLINEERTYDVLSLAEEYVNLFNMLTEEQRSVFEEIMKSVDGNTGGMFFVYGYGGTGKTFLWKTLSAALRSKREIVLNVASSGIASLLLTGGRTAHSRFRIPLNLNEDSVCHIKADSDVAKLLHQTKLIIWDEAPMVHKHAFEALDRTMNDIFNFDTSRNFEISFGGKVIVFCGDFRQVLPVVRNGGRQETVNASLSSSYLWSKCKVLTL; this comes from the exons ATGATTGAGAGCGAGAGACTAAACTACATACGTTTTCAACAAAAAAATCTAAGATCTGATACCTATGAAAGTCTCCGGAAATTGAGAAATAATGGTCAGCAAGATATATCTAATGTTGGTACACCTCTTATATTGCCTTCTTCATTTACCGGTGGAGCtagatatatgatgcaaaactaTTTAGATGCAATGGCTTTATGTAAATGGTTCGGTTATCCTGATTTTTTTATGACCATTACATGCAATCCCAAGTGGCCAGAGGTAAAACGGTTTCTTAAAGACACCACTCTGAATCCAGAAGATAGGCCTGATATCCTATCAAGGTTATTTAAAGTCAAGCTGGATGCAATTTGTAAAGATTTAAAGGAATGTCATATGTTGGGAAAAGCAGCAGCAA TTATTTATACAATTGAGTTTCAAAAACGTGGCTTGCCTCATGCGCATTTGTGCTTATTCATGGAACCAGAAGCTAAACTTCCCACTGTTGACCAAGTTGATCCGTTCATATGTGCAGAAATTCCAAATAGAGATGATGACCCAGAGTTGTATACGCTTGTGAAGGATTTTATGATTCATGGACCGTGTGGTAATGCTAATATGAACTGCCCATGTATGGTTGATAAACAGTGTTCAAAAGGTTTTCCTAAAAGATTTCAAGATACTACGACAATTGACGCCAATGGTTTCCCATTATACAGAAGGAGAGATGATGGAGCAACAGTTGTCAAAAACCGGATCGAGTTAGATAATAGAAGTGTTGTACCATACAACAAAAAGTTATTGAAAAAGTATCAGGCACATATAAACGTGGAGTGGTGCAACCAAGCTGGGTCAATTAAATATTTGTTTAAGTATATCAACAAAGGTCCTGATAGAGCAACAGTTGCTGTTTTGCATAGTGATAATCATAATGAACAACATGAAAAAGATGAGATTAAAGAGTATTATGACTGTCGGCATATCTCAGCATGCGAGGCATCATGGAGGATATTTAGTTACGATGTAAATTACAGATATCCTTCTGTTACCAGACTTCCATTCCATCTTCCAGGTCTCCAACCGGTTGTCTTTGGAGTAGACGAAGACATCAATTCTGTTCTTAACAGGCCATCTGTCAAGTGTTCTATGTTTATGTCTTGGATGGAAAGGAACAAAGACCCTGATGACCATTTGGCGC ATGATGACAAAGAGTACATCGAAGCAATTAAAGAAGCAAATGAAACAGCAACAGCTTCGTACGTACGAAATTTATTTGGCATGATGCTATTGTCGAATACTATGTCAAGACCGGAGATCGTATGGGAAAGCACGTGGAAATACATGACAGATGATTTCATCTACAGATATAGTAAACTACATTGTGTTCAAG GTTTATCAATTCCAGACGACGAACTTAAAAATTACGCTTTGTTAGAAATTGAAAAGTTTTTAGGTATGAATAGCTCATCGCTACGGAACTTCTCAACAATGCCTTTTCCAGATTCTTCTTCGTTATCTGATCTCGATAATCGTCTGATTAACGAGGAGCGTACTTACGACGTATTAAGTCTCGCAGAGGAATATGTTAATCTGTTTAATATGTTAACTGAAGAACAAAGGTCGGTGTTTGAAGAGATAATGAAATCTGTTGATGGTAACACTGGAGGGATGTTTTTTGTTTACGGATATGGTGGCACCGGGAAAACCTTTTTATGGAAGACGTTGTCTGCTGCACTTCGATCAAAAAGAGAAATTGTATTAAATGTTGCTTCGAGTGGAATTGCATCGCTGTTATTGACAGGCGGCAGGACTGCACACTCCAGATTTCGTATTCCTTTGAATCTTAATGAGGATTCGGTATGTCATATAAAAGCAGATAGTGATGTCGCTAAATTGTTGCATCAGACCAAACTTATTATATGGGATGAAGCACCTATGGTCCATAAACATGCGTTTGAAGCCTTGGACCGCACGATGAATGACATTTTCAATTTCGACACCTCAAGAAATTTTGAAATCTCATTTGGTGGTAAGGTTATTGTTTTTTGTGGAGATTTTAGACAAGTACTTCCCGTTGTTCGAAATGGTGGAAGACAAGAGACGGTGAACGCATCATTAAGTTCGTCTTATTTATGGAGTAAATGTAAGGTGCTAACgttgtga